In Microvirga sp. 17 mud 1-3, the genomic window CATGCGAGGCTCCCGCGTCCAGGCGGTGGTGGGCGAGCTCCAGGGCGAGAAGATCGACATCATCCCGTGGTCGCAGGACCAGGCGACCTTCATCGTCAACGCCCTCCAGCCCGCCGAGGTGGTCAAGGTGGTGCTCGACGAGGAGGCCGACCGCATCGAGGTGGTGGTGCCCGACGACCAGCTGTCGCTGGCCATCGGCCGCCGCGGCCAGAACGTGCGCCTCGCCTCGCAGCTCACCGGCTGGGACATCGACATCCTGACCGAAGCCGAGGAATCGGAGCGCCGCCAGAAGGAATTCGCCGAGCGCACCGAGCTGTTCATGAACGCCCTCGACGTGGATGAGGTGGTCGGCCAGCTCCTGGCCTCGGAAGGCTTCCGGTCGGTCGACGAGATCGCCTATGTGGATCTCGGCGAGGTCGCGTCCATCGAGGGCTTCGACGAGGACACGGCCCGGGAGATCCAGGACCGTGCCCAGGAATACCTGGCTCGCATCGAGGCCGAGAACGAGGCCCGCCGCCAGGAACTCGGCGTCGCCGACGAACTGAAGGAGATCGAAGGCATCACCACGGCCATGCTCGTGGCTCTGGGCGAGAACGACATCAAGACGGTCGAGGACCTGGCGGGCTGCGCCACCGACGATCTCGTCGGCTGGACGGAAGGCCGCGGCCAGGAGGCCACCCGCTATGCGGGAGCGCTCGACGGCTTCGACCTGTCCCGCGCCGAGGCCGAGTCCATGGTCATGGCGGCCCGCGTGAAGGCCGGATGGATCGAGGCGCCGGCAGAGCCGGTGGAGACCGAGGGATCGGCCGACGAGGCCGAGACCGAGGCTCAGCCCTCCTGACACCGGCCATGGGCGAGAGAGGTCAGTCCCAGTGGCGCGGCATGAACCGGAGCGCACCTGCATCGTTACCCGCGCGGTCCACCCGCCGGCGGAGCTGATCCGCTTCGTCCTGGGGCCCGACGGCCAAGTCGTGCCCGATCTGCGGCATAAGCTGCCGGGGCGGGGCGTCTGGGTCCTGGCCCGGCAGGACATGGTCGAGGAGGCGGTGAAGCGCCGTCTCTTCGCCCGGGCCTTCAAGGCCGAGGTCAGGGCGCCCGAGAGCCTCGCGGAGGACATCCGGCAGGCCCTTCGGACGGACATGCGGCAGGGCCTCGCCCTCGCCAACAAGGCCGGAATGGTCGTTACGGGGTTTCACAAGGTTGAGGCTACCGTCGCCGAAAAGCCTCTCGCGGCCCTTATTCATGCCGCAGAAGCGGCCGAAGATGGGCGAAGAAAGATCGCGAACCAGTTGCGAAAACGCCTCGGCGACGCAATATCAAGCATTCCGGTCGTCCAAGATCTGTCAAATGACGAATTGGATTTGGCATTAGGCCGGTCACATGTGATACATGCTGCCCTCGTCGCGGGCGCTGGGAGCGACGGCTTTCTGAACCGCTGGCATCGTTACCGCGCTTATTGCGGCCTCGATGCCGATCAGGCTGGCCTCGATTTCGAGACCGGCGAACCCACGATTTTGAAACCCGCAGGATATTGAGCGGAATGACCGATACGAAAAATCCGGGCGACAAGACACTCCACGTGTCGTCCAAGACGCTTTCACTGAAGCGACCCGTCGAACAGGGCGTGGTGCGCCAGAGCTTCTCCCATGGCCGCTCCAAGGCGGTCGTGGTCGAGACCGTGAAGCGTCGCCCCGTCGGCCCCGGCGGAGCCCCTGAGCAGACCAAGGCCGCACCGCCTCCTGCTGCGCCTGCCCCGGCTCAGCCGAAGCCGGCCCAGCCGCAGCAGGGCCGTGGACAGCGCTCGGGAGCCTCCAGCTCCGGTGCGCAGCGGTCCGGTGTCGTGCTGCGCACTCTCTCGGAGCAGGAGCGTGACGCCCGCGCCATGGCGCTGGCCGATGCGCGCCGCCGCGAAGAGGACGATCGCAAGCGCCAGGAAGACGAAGCCCGTCGCCGCGTCGAGCGTGAAGCCGCCGAGGCCCGCGAGCGTGAAGCCGCCGAAGCGCGCAAGCGCGAGGAGGACGAGCGCCGCCGGCAGGAGGACGATCGCAAGCGTCGCGCCGAGGACGAAGCCCGTCGCCGTCTCGGCGAAGAGGCTGCCCCCGCGGCGCCGGCCCGCACGGCCGCCGCACCGGCCCCGGCCGGCCGAGGCCCCGGCCCGCGTCCCTCCGGCGACCGCGAGCGTCAGGGCGGCGAGCGCTCCGGCCCGCGTCCGGCCGGCAGCGGCCCGCGCACGGGATTCGGCGGTCCGCGCCCCGGCGGCAATGACGGCCGCCGTCCCCCGAGCCTCAACCACATGGCCCGTCCGGCGGCTCCGGTCGTTCCGGATCCGGCCACGGCCAAGCCCAATGCCCGCACGGCACCCCCGGTTGCAGCCCGCCCCGTCGAAGTGGAGGACGAGGACGGTCCGCGCACGGTCCGGCGTCCCGGCACTGCGGCGAAGCCCGCGGCCGTGCCGAAGGCCCCCAAGGCAGCTCCCGGCGAGGAGAGGCGGCGCGGCCGCCTGACCCTCACGGCCGCGACTTCGGGCGAGGACGAGCGCACCCGCTCGGTCGCCTCGTTCCGCCGCCGCAACCAGCGCCTCATGGGCCATCGCCAGACGGAGCAGAAGGAAAAGATCGCCCGCGAGGTGACGATCCCCGAGACGATCACCATTCAGGAGCTCGCCAACCGCATGTCGGAGCGCGCCGTGGACGTGATCAAGTTCCTCATGAAGCAGGGCCAGATGCACAAGATCACCGACGTGATCGATGCGGATACCGCCCAGCTCGTGGCGGAGGAGCTCGGCCACACGGTGAAGCGCGTCGCCGAATCGGACGTCGAGGAAGGCCTCTTCGATACGCCGGACGTGGACGAGAACCTGCAGCCGCGCCCGCCCGTCGTGACCATCATGGGCCACGTCGACCACGGCAAGACCTCGCTTCTCGACGCGATCCGCAAGACCAACGTGGTCTCCGGCGAGGCCGGCGGCATCACGCAGCATATCGGCGCCTATCAGGTGACCTCGCCGCTGGGCGGCAAGATCACCTTCATCGACACCCCCGGTCACGCGGCCTTCACGGCCATGCGCGCCCGTGGTGCCAAGGTGACGGATATCGTCGTGCTGGTCGTCGCTGCCGATGACGGCGTCATGCCGCAGACGATCGAGGCGATCTCCCACGCCCAGGCGGCCGGCGTGCCGCTGATCGTGGCGATCAACAAGATCGACAAGCCCGAGGCCAACCCGCAGCGGGTCCGCACAGAGTTGCTCCAGCACTCCATCGTCGTGGAGTCGATGGGCGGCGAGACCCTCGAATTCGAGGTCTCGGCCAAGACCGGTGACGGCCTCGACAGCCTGCTCGAGGGTCTGCAGCTCCAGGCCGAAATCCTCGACCTGAAGGCGAATGGCGACCGTTCGGCGGAAGGCACGGTCATCGAGGCGAAGCTCGATCGTGGCCGCGGCCCCGTCGCCACCGTCCTCGTCCAGCGCGGTACGCTGCACACGGGCGACATCGTGGTGGCCGGCGCCGAATGGGGTCGCGTGCGCGCCCTCATCAACGATCTCGGCAGCAACGTGAAGGAAGCCGGACCCTCGGTTCCGGTGGAGGTGCTGGGCTTCAACGGCACGCCGGAGGCGGGCGACCGCGTCGCGGTGGTCGAGTCCGAAGCCCGTGCCCGCGAGGTCACCGAGTACCGGACGCGCCAGAAGCGCGAACGTCAGGCCGCCCGCATGGGTTCGGCCGGACGGACGCTCGCCGACATGATGCGCGACCTGAAGGCCGGAGCCGGCCGGAAGGAGTTCCCGCTCGTGGTCCGTGCGGACGTGCAGGGCTCGGCGGAAGCCATCGTGGGTGCTCTCGACAAGCTCGGCACCGACGAGGTCGGGGCCCGCGTGGTCCAGGCCGGCGTCGGCGGCATCTCGGAATCGGACATCACCCTGGCCGAGGCCTCGGGCGCCATCGTGCTCGGCTTCAACGTGCGTGCGCACAAGGAAGCCCGCGAGGCGGCCGAACGGGCCGGGATCGAGATCCGCTACTACAACATCATCTACGACCTCGTGGATGACGTGAAGGCGGCGATGTCGGGCCTTCTCGCCCCGACGCTCCGGGAGGAGCGGCTCGGCGAGGCTCAGATCCTCGAGGTGTTCAACGTGTCCAAGGTCGGCAAGATCGCCGGCTGCCGCGTCCTCGACGGCGTGGTGCAGCGCGGCGCCCATGTCCGGCTCATCCGCGACAATGTGGTCATCCACGAGGGCAAGCTGTCCCAGCTCAAGCGCTTCAAGGACGATGCCCGCGAGGTCACGTCCGGTCAGGAATGCGGTATGTCCTTCGAGAACTACCAGGACATGCGCGTCGGCGACCTGATCGAGTGCTACCGTGTCGAAGAGGTGAAGCGGACGCTGTAAAAGCGCCCCTTCCCTTTCGTAAGCGCCTGAACTTTCAGTGTCATGGCCGGGCCAGCCCCGGCCATGAACTCTTTTGATCGAACCGGTTCGATCCCGGGGATTCTCCATGGCCAAACGTTTCGAAAACACCACCGGACCCACCCAGCGCCAGCAGCGCGTCGCCGAACTGGTGCGCCATGCGCTGGCGGAGGTTCTCTCCCGCGGCGACCTTCAGGACGACGTGCTGACGAAGAACGTCATCACGATTCCGGAGGTGCGCATGTCGCCCGACCTCAAGCTCGCCACCGCCTATGTCATGCCGCTCGGCGGCAAGGACGTGGACGCGGTGCTCAAGGCCCTCGACCGCAACAAAAAGGTGCTGCGCCAGGAGGTGGCCCGGCGCGTGAACCTGAAATTCGCGCCGGACCTGCGCTTCCTGCGCGACGAGACCTTCGAGGAGGCCGCCCGCATCGATGCGCTGCTGCGCTCCGAGAAGGTGGTCCGCGACACGGCGAAACCCGCATCCGACGACGATAACGACGAGCAGGATTGATGACCGAAGAACGACCGCAGCGGCGCCCGCAGGGAGAGCGCCCGAAGAAGCGCGACGTGAATGGATGGATCATCCTCGACAAGGGCGTCGGCATGACCTCGACCCATGCGGTCGCGGTGGTCAAGCGCAACCTTCTGGCCAAGAAGGCCGGCCACGCCGGCACCCTCGATCCGCTCGCCTCCGGCATCCTGCCCATCGCTCTGGGCGAGGCGACCAAGACCGTTCCGTTCGTCATGGACGGGCGCAAGTCCTATGTCTTCACGGTTGCCTGGGGCGCCGAGACCAATACGGACGATGCCGAGGGCGACATCGTCGGGCGCACCGAGCTTCTACCGGATCCGGCCGCCATCGAGGCCCTTCTGCCCCGTTTCACGGGCGCGATCGAACAGGTGCCGCCGCGCTTTTCGGCCATCAAGATCCAAGGCGAGCGCGCCTATGACCTCGCCCGTGAAGGCGAGGTGGTGGAGCTGCAGCCCCGCACGGTAGAGATCGACCGTCTCAGCCTGGTCCATCACGAGGGCAACCGCTCGGTGATCGAGGCCGATTGCGGCAAGGGGACCTATGTGCGGGCCATTGCCCGCGACCTCGGCCGGGCGCTTGGCTGCCTCGGCCATATCGCGGCGCTCCGGCGCACCCGGGTCGGCCCCTTCACGGAGGGCGACGCGGTCACGGTGGACGATCTCGCCACCGACCCGGCCGCCCTGCGGCCCGTGGAGGCGGCCTTGAGCGAAATCCCCGCCGTTCCGGTGAGCCGGGACATGGCAGGGCGCCTCATGCGCGGCCAGTCGATTATCCTTCGCGGCCGGGAAGCTCCGGTCTCCGGCAAGGTCTATGCCACTTGCAGTGGCGTCCTCGTGGCCGTGGGCGACGTGGAGCGCGGCGAGCTGGTGCCGCACCGGGTGTTCAACCTGGGAGCTTAAGGCTTCCTGCGGTCCCTCTCGCCTCTCCTTCGTAAGGACGGAGCCAACCACCGTCATTCCGGGGCCGCGCCAGCGGAGCCCGACCCGAAGGGCCACGCAAAGCAGGGAAACCCATAACCGCTGACAAGGCAGGATAAAGCGCAGCGGCTGCCACAGCTCTCCATTCTGAACTACCGGCGGTTATAGGTTCCGGGCTCGCACCTGAAGGTGCGCCCCGGAATGACGGTAGGACGCGATCAATCAGCGATCCGCCTTCAGCCCCTGCGCCTCCCGCATCAGGTATTTGCGCGTGATCGGCTCGACCTGGTTGCGGATCAACTCCGCGGTCTTCTGCTCCTCGCGCAGGGTTTCCTCAAGGGCCGGAACGAAGCGGTCGTAGCCGGTGGCCTGGGCCATGGCGATCAGGGACATGTAGGTGGCGATCTCGAAATTCTCGAAGGCGTGATTGGCGAAGGTGTTCTTCAATACCTCGTCGGCCATGGGCATGTGACCGGCGGCCGCCATATTGGCCATGAATTGCGTCGCGACGTCCTTCAGGAGGGAACGGTCCTCGCCGAAAGTGTGCAGCATCTCGTCCAGGCGGCGGATCTGCTGCTCCGTCTCCTGCACGTGACGCCGCAGGATCTCGGACATCTCCGGGTAGTTCTCGAAACGCTCCAGCTGCCGGTTCATGAGCTGGATGGCTTCCTTCTCCAACGCATGGGCATTCTGGAGGCCTGTCACGAAGATGCCTCGGGCCGTTTCGGACGAAACGAGGTCAGCCGTGGTGGTCGCCATGGGTTCAACTCCTGTCATTCTCGGGGCTCGATAGCCCAACCGGCCCGACCGGGGACTTGTTCCGCCCCTTCTCGGCAGCCTTCTGCTCGCCAGGCTCTTGTCACGCTTGGGAAATTCAGATTCGGAAAAAACGATTTATCTGGCGCCTGCGCGGTTTTCGTGTATGGTGCGCCCACTTCCCGCAGGCGTTGCCCGCGTGATGCGTCGTGAGATCAGACCGCGCTGGACGACATCCCGGCCCGGCCTTCTCCGACGAAACGGACCTCCGCGCTCCCCGGAGCCCCGCTCCCCGGACGGGAGGTCGCCTTCTAAAGCCAACCTGAAAGGACTGACGATGTCGATCACGGCTGAGCGCAAGACTGCGCTGATCAAGGAATTCGCTCATAAGAGCGGCGATACCGGCTCCCCGAGGTGCAGATCGCCATCCTGACCGAGCGGATCAACAACCTGACCGAGCACTTCAAGACCCACGCGAAGGACAACCATTCCCGCCGCGGCCTCCTGAAGCTCGTGTCCCAGCGCCGCTCCCTTCTCGACTACCTGAAGAAGAAGGAAGAGGCCCGCTACAAGACCGTCATCGAGAAGCTCGGCATCCGCCGGTAAGCCTCCTCGGCGAACAATTCCGTCCGGAGCCCGGCTCCGGACGGTCTCCTGGCGCAGACAGGCCCAGGGCCCTGCGCCTTCGATCAAGAGGCGGACGACGCGATGACCATGGCAGGATCGCAAGGGGCTTCGAAGCGGCACGACGACCGGCCGCGGAGCCCCTTGCCGTCTTGCTCATGGCATCGAGCCACCGCCATGACATGAAAGACCAATCCATGTTTGACGTTCAACGCGAAGAACTGATCTGGGCCGGGCGCAAGCTCGTGCTCGAAACCGGCAAGATGGCCCGCCAGGCCGACGGTGCCGTCGTGGCCACCTATGGCGAGACCACCGTGCTCGCCACCGTCGTGTCGGCCAAGGAGCCGAAGGCGGGCATCGACTTCTTCCCGCTCACGGTCAACTACCAGGAGCGCACCTACGCGGCGGGCCGCATCCCGGGCGGCTACTTCAAGCGCGAAGGCCGTCCGACCGAGAAGGAGACCCTCGTCTCCCGCCTCATCGACCGCCCGATCCGCCCCCTGTTCCTGGATGGCTACCGTAACGAGACCCAGGTCGTCGTGACCGTGCTCTCGCACGATCTCGAGAACGATCCGGACATCGTCGCCATGGTGGCGGCCTCCGCGGCCCTCACCCTCTCGGGCGTGCCCTTCATGGGCCCCGTGGGCGCCGCCCGCGTCGGCTATATCGGCGGCCAGTACAAGCTGAACCCGCCGCTCCAGGAGATGGAGCAGTCCTCCCTCGACCTCGTGGTCGCCGGCACCGCGGACGCGGTGCTCATGGTCGAATCCGAGGCCAAGGAGCTGGCCGAGGACGTGATGCTCGGCGCCGTGATGTTCGGCCACAAGCACTTCCAGCCGGTGATCGAGGCCATCATCCGCCTGGCCGAGAAGGCCGCCAAGGAACCGCGCGATTACCAGCCGGCCGACGTCTCCGACGTGGAGAAGGCCGTCCTCGACATCGCCGAGCAGGACCTGCGCGAGGCCTACAAGATCACCCGCAAGCAGGACCGCTACGCCGCCGTCGACGCCGTGAAGGCGAAGGTGATGGAGGCACTTTGCCCGGCCGAGGGTGAGGCCAAGTTCGACGCCGAGAAGGTCAAGGCGGTCTTCAAGGAGGTCCAGGCCAAGATCGTGCGCTGGAACGTCCTCGACACCGGCCACCGCATCGACGGCCGCGACCTCAAGACCGTCCGGCCGATCGTGGCCGAGGTGGGCGTTCTGCCCCGCACCCACGGCTCGGCAGTCTTCACCCGCGGCGAGACCCAGGCCCTCGTGGTGACGACGCTCGGCACCGGTGAGGACGAGCAGTACATCGACGAGCTGGAGGGCACCCGCAAGGAGACCTTCCTGCTGCACTACAACTTCCCGCCTTACTCGGTCGGCGAGACGGGCCGCATGGGTTCGCCCGGTCGCCGCGAGATCGGCCACGGCAAGCTCGCCTGGCGCGCCATCCACCCGATGCTGCCGCCGTCGCACGAATTCCCCTACACGATCCGCGTCGTCAGCGAGATCACCGAGTCGAACGGTTCCTCGTCGATGGCGTCCGTCTGCGGCGGCTCGCTGGCGCTCATGGATGCGGGCGTGCCCCTGCGCCGTCCGGTGGCGGGCATCGCCATGGGCCTCATCCTCGAGGGTGAGCGCTTTGCGGTGCTCTCCGACATCCTCGGCGACGAGGACCATCTCGGCGACATGGACTTCAAGGTGGCCGGCACGGACCAGGGCATCACGTCCCTCCAGATGGACATCAAGATCGCCGGCATCACCGAGGAGATCATGCGGGTCGCGCTCGACCAGGCCAAGGACGGCCGCACCCACATCCTCTCCGAGATGAACAAGGCGCTGACCGCTCCGCGCGCCGAGCTCGGCGAGCATGCCCCGCGCATCGAGACCATGCAGATCCCGGTCGACAAGATCCGCGAGGTCATCGGTTCGGGCGGCAAGGTCATCCGCGAGATCGTCGAGAAGACCGGCGCCAAGATCGACATCAACGACGACGGCCTCATCAAGATCGCGTCGGCCGACGGCAAGTCGATCAAGGCGGCCTATAACTGGATCCGTTCCATCGTGGCGGAGCCCGAGATCAACATGATCTACGAGGGCACCGTCGTGAAGGTGATGGAGTTCGGCGCCTTCGTGAACTTCTTCGGTTCGCGCGACGGCCTCGTGCACATCTCGGAGCTCGCCAAGAACCGGGTCGGCAAGGTCACCGACGTGGTCAAGGAAGGCGACAAGGTGAAGGTGAAGTTCCTCGGCACCGACGAGCGCGGCAAGGTCCGCCTCTCCATGAAGGTCGTCGACCAGGAGACGGGCGAGGACATCACCGAGAAGCTGAAGGCCGAAAAGGACGCCGAGCGCGCCGAGCGCGACGCCCAGAAGCAGCCGGCCGGCGAGTAATTGCATTAAGCTTCATTGGATTGAAAAGGGCGGCTCAAAGCCGCCCTTTTTGTTGTCCGGCCTTCCGAGCATTGCGGATCGCGCCGGCTTGGTCCGAAAGGCTGGACTATGTCGACAGCTGGGTCGCGGCCGATTTTAGCCGTTGCCTTCAGGTGATGCGCTGCGATGGTGTCGCCCTGCTGCAGCGACGGGTTGCACAATGGTGCGATCTCGCGGAGTTTGAGATCGTCCCCATCGCTCCTGGCGGACGATCCGCCGTGGCCCTATCCGAACGTCTTTGATCATGTCGCATCTCATCACAACCCAGTCCGCCCTCGATTCCCTCTACGGCGAGGTCGGCGAGGCCTCCCGGGTCAAGGAGACGGACCGGATCGTGCCGGTCTATCGCGCCCTCGTCGAGGCCGCGCCCTTCGCGGTGCTGGCGACCTGTGGGCCGGAGGGGCTCGACTGCTCGCCCCGCGGCGACGGGCCGGGCTTCGTGCGGGTGGTCGACGAGAAGACCCTGCTGCTGCCTGACCGGCGCGGCAACAACCGCATCGATTCCTTACGCAACATCGTCCACGACCCCCGAATCGCCCTGCTCTTCCTGATCCCGGGCGTGGGCGAGACCCTGCGAATCAATGGCCGCGCCACCATTTCGGCCGACCCGGCCCTGCTTGAGAGCTTTTCGGTCGACGGCAAGGCGCCCAGGACCGTGCTCTCCATCGCGGTCGAGGCAGTGTTCTTCCAATGCTCCCGCGCAGTGGTCCGCGCGGACCTGTGGAACCCGGACAAGCGCATTGCCCGCCAGACCCTGCCGAGCGCCGGCCAGATCCTCGCGGCCCTAAGCGAGGGCACGACAGGCGGCGAAACCTACGACAAGGCGCTGCCGGAACGGGTGAAGGCGACGCTTTATTGACGGTTCAACCTTGACCTTGCCCGGCAGGCCACCGAAAAAGCCTGTCTCCGTTTCGCTTTCTTCTGAAGGACCATCCATGACGATCCAACGCATCAATCCGGGCCCGCGCATGAGCGGCGCCGTCGTTCACGGCAACACGGTCTATCTGGCTGGCCAGGTGGCCGAGAAGACCGCCGGCCAGAGCGTCGCCGAGCAGACCAAGGAAATCCTTGCGAAGATCGATGACCTTCTGCAGCAGGCCGGCACCGACAAGTCGAAGCTCCTGATGGTGAATATCTGGATCACCGACATGGCGACCTTCCAGGAGATGAACGCCGTGTGGGATTCCTGGGTCTCGCAGGGCAACACCCCGGCCCGCGCGACCGTCGAGGCGAAGCTCGCCGCGCCCCAGTTCAAGGTCGAGATCGCGGTCATCGCCGCGAAGTAACGTCAACGTACGTCCCAACGGAAAGCGGGCCCCGAAGGGCCCGCTTTTTTCATGTCTGATTCCAAGCCGTTACGGGCAGGGATGCCGGACGCCGTCATACCCGAGATAGGTGCCGGAGGCCGGGTCGTAGGACTTGAAGCGCTGCATGCAGTAGGACACGCTGCTGTTCGGCGCGCTGTAGACGGGAGCGGCCTGCTGCTGGGCGAGCGCCCCGCCGATGATCGCGCCGGTCGCAAGACCGATCGCGCCTGCGGCCGCAGCCGATCCGTAATCGCGGCGGTAATAGGGACGGCCGTAATATCCGTGGCGCGGGCCGTAATAGCCCGGGCGCCCATAATAGCCCCGATGGCCGTAATGACGGCCGCGCCATTGGGCGTAGCTCGTCTGCAGATCGCCGTTCTGAAGGGCGGCGAGCGGCGCGGCGACCCGGCTCGACGCTGCCGGAGTCTCGGCTGCAGAAGCCGGAACGGCCGCGGTTCCAAGAGCCACTGTCGTGGCAAGAGCCAAGTAGAAATGACGCATGGCAAACTCCTTCCTGGCCTGACGAACGTCTTGGCGAAGCAGACGTTCCGAAATTTTCAGGATTAAACAGGCGCATCGCAGCTTCGTGAGCGTCTTGAAGCTGCTCCAACGGGTCGTTCGACTTCGCCGGCAGCCGGATATTGGCCGATGGCGTTTCCGAGTTCTGCCGGCCGCCCCGCCTCTTCGCTGGCCGGACGGAATCCCGAGAGCCCGACGCCGGGATCCACCCCCTCGTTCCGTGCCGCAAGGCTCTCGCCAGAGCGGGGCCGCATCCTTATCTTCAGGCGATGCATGCTCTCTTGTCCCCTGCCGGGCGCCTCTGGCTTCGCCTGCGCCTCAACGAAATCGGTCCCCTGCTCTCCCTGGCCGGGTGCGGGCTCTTCGCCTGGCTCTTCATCGTCCTGGCCGACGAGGTATTCGAGGGCGAGACCCATGCCATCGACAGCACCATCCTCCTGGCCCTGCGCAACCCGGACAACCTCGCCGACCCGATCGGCCCGCGCTGGCTCGAAGAAACCGCGCGGGACATCACCGGCCTCGGCGGTTACACCATCCTGACCCTCGTGACCGTCTCGGTGACGATCTGCCTGCTCATGGCGGGCAAGCGCGGGGCCGCCATCCTCCTTGCGGTGGCGGTGATCGGCGGGACCCTGCTCTCGACCGGGCTCAAGATCGGCTTCGAGCGGCCGCGGCCGGAGCTCGTGCCCCATGCGACCCAGGTCTATACGGCGAGCTTCCCCAGCGGCCACGCCATGCTCTCGGCCGTCACCTACCTGACCCTCGGCGCGCTCCTGGCCCGCGTGCAGCAGCGGCGGCGCATCAAGGCCTTCGTCATGGGCCTTGCAGTCGTCACGACCCTGCTCGTGGGCGTCAGCCGGATCTATCTCGGCGTGCACTGGCCCAGCGACGTGCTGGGCGGCTGGGCCGTGGGGGCCGCCTGGGCGTCCCTGTGCTGGTTCGTGGCGCTGCAATTGCAGCGGCGCGGCCAGGTCGAGAAACCCGGCGAGACCTCGTCCCCGCCATGAACGGCATTGCCCCCAAGCCTGATCGCAAGCCGCCGCGCCGGGTCACGCCCGCCTATCTCCAGCGCGCGGCCATGACCTATCTCGAGCGCTATGCCTCCTCGGCCGAGAACCTGCGCCGGGTGCTGCGGCGGAAGGTCGAGACGCGCTGCCGCCTGCGCGGCGAGGATCCGGCGGAGTTTTACGAGGCCGTCGACGACGTGGTGGCGAAATGCCTGCGCGCCGGGCTTTTGGACGATGCCCGCTATGCCCAGGCCCGGGTCGCCACCTTACGCCGGCGCGGCGGCTCGGCCCGTGCCATCCGGGCGAAGCTCTCCCTCAAGGGCGTCGACCGGGAGACCATCACGGCCGCCCTCGCGGGCCGGGACGATGAGGAGGATCCTCA contains:
- the nusA gene encoding transcription termination factor NusA, whose amino-acid sequence is MAVSANRLELLQIADAVAREKVIDKQIVLDAMADAIAKAARSRYGAETDIHAEINPKTGELRLARHLLVVDDGALENDSREITLSEARSRHNPAAQVGDSIAETLPPFDFGRIAAQSAKQVIVQKVRDAERDRQYQEYKDRIGEVVNGVVKRVEYGNVIVDLGRGEAIVRRDELIPRETFRPGDRIRAYLFDVRREARGPQIFLSRTHPQFMAKLFAQEVPEIYDGIVSVQAVARDPGSRAKIAVTSRDSSIDPVGACVGMRGSRVQAVVGELQGEKIDIIPWSQDQATFIVNALQPAEVVKVVLDEEADRIEVVVPDDQLSLAIGRRGQNVRLASQLTGWDIDILTEAEESERRQKEFAERTELFMNALDVDEVVGQLLASEGFRSVDEIAYVDLGEVASIEGFDEDTAREIQDRAQEYLARIEAENEARRQELGVADELKEIEGITTAMLVALGENDIKTVEDLAGCATDDLVGWTEGRGQEATRYAGALDGFDLSRAEAESMVMAARVKAGWIEAPAEPVETEGSADEAETEAQPS
- the rbfA gene encoding 30S ribosome-binding factor RbfA yields the protein MAKRFENTTGPTQRQQRVAELVRHALAEVLSRGDLQDDVLTKNVITIPEVRMSPDLKLATAYVMPLGGKDVDAVLKALDRNKKVLRQEVARRVNLKFAPDLRFLRDETFEEAARIDALLRSEKVVRDTAKPASDDDNDEQD
- the truB gene encoding tRNA pseudouridine(55) synthase TruB → MTEERPQRRPQGERPKKRDVNGWIILDKGVGMTSTHAVAVVKRNLLAKKAGHAGTLDPLASGILPIALGEATKTVPFVMDGRKSYVFTVAWGAETNTDDAEGDIVGRTELLPDPAAIEALLPRFTGAIEQVPPRFSAIKIQGERAYDLAREGEVVELQPRTVEIDRLSLVHHEGNRSVIEADCGKGTYVRAIARDLGRALGCLGHIAALRRTRVGPFTEGDAVTVDDLATDPAALRPVEAALSEIPAVPVSRDMAGRLMRGQSIILRGREAPVSGKVYATCSGVLVAVGDVERGELVPHRVFNLGA
- the infB gene encoding translation initiation factor IF-2: MTDTKNPGDKTLHVSSKTLSLKRPVEQGVVRQSFSHGRSKAVVVETVKRRPVGPGGAPEQTKAAPPPAAPAPAQPKPAQPQQGRGQRSGASSSGAQRSGVVLRTLSEQERDARAMALADARRREEDDRKRQEDEARRRVEREAAEAREREAAEARKREEDERRRQEDDRKRRAEDEARRRLGEEAAPAAPARTAAAPAPAGRGPGPRPSGDRERQGGERSGPRPAGSGPRTGFGGPRPGGNDGRRPPSLNHMARPAAPVVPDPATAKPNARTAPPVAARPVEVEDEDGPRTVRRPGTAAKPAAVPKAPKAAPGEERRRGRLTLTAATSGEDERTRSVASFRRRNQRLMGHRQTEQKEKIAREVTIPETITIQELANRMSERAVDVIKFLMKQGQMHKITDVIDADTAQLVAEELGHTVKRVAESDVEEGLFDTPDVDENLQPRPPVVTIMGHVDHGKTSLLDAIRKTNVVSGEAGGITQHIGAYQVTSPLGGKITFIDTPGHAAFTAMRARGAKVTDIVVLVVAADDGVMPQTIEAISHAQAAGVPLIVAINKIDKPEANPQRVRTELLQHSIVVESMGGETLEFEVSAKTGDGLDSLLEGLQLQAEILDLKANGDRSAEGTVIEAKLDRGRGPVATVLVQRGTLHTGDIVVAGAEWGRVRALINDLGSNVKEAGPSVPVEVLGFNGTPEAGDRVAVVESEARAREVTEYRTRQKRERQAARMGSAGRTLADMMRDLKAGAGRKEFPLVVRADVQGSAEAIVGALDKLGTDEVGARVVQAGVGGISESDITLAEASGAIVLGFNVRAHKEAREAAERAGIEIRYYNIIYDLVDDVKAAMSGLLAPTLREERLGEAQILEVFNVSKVGKIAGCRVLDGVVQRGAHVRLIRDNVVIHEGKLSQLKRFKDDAREVTSGQECGMSFENYQDMRVGDLIECYRVEEVKRTL
- a CDS encoding RNA-binding protein, coding for MARHEPERTCIVTRAVHPPAELIRFVLGPDGQVVPDLRHKLPGRGVWVLARQDMVEEAVKRRLFARAFKAEVRAPESLAEDIRQALRTDMRQGLALANKAGMVVTGFHKVEATVAEKPLAALIHAAEAAEDGRRKIANQLRKRLGDAISSIPVVQDLSNDELDLALGRSHVIHAALVAGAGSDGFLNRWHRYRAYCGLDADQAGLDFETGEPTILKPAGY
- a CDS encoding ferritin-like domain-containing protein, with translation MATTTADLVSSETARGIFVTGLQNAHALEKEAIQLMNRQLERFENYPEMSEILRRHVQETEQQIRRLDEMLHTFGEDRSLLKDVATQFMANMAAAGHMPMADEVLKNTFANHAFENFEIATYMSLIAMAQATGYDRFVPALEETLREEQKTAELIRNQVEPITRKYLMREAQGLKADR